The Sulfitobacter alexandrii genomic interval CTATGAAACAAGCTTGCGCGGTGCGCTCGCCATGCCTTTCGTCGTCGTGCTGATCGCGGTCTTCGTGGCCGCCACGGCCGCCCTGATGGCCGGTGGCATCCGGCAGGAGCTGACCCCCCGCGAGGACCGTGCCGTTGCCTTGCTGAGCGTCACGGCGCCGCAGGGCGTATCTCTGGAGTATACCCAAGGCAAAATGCGCGAAATCGAGGACGCGGTCGCGCCCCTGCAGGAATCGGGCGAGATCACCAATGTCTTTTCCATCTCGGGTTTCGGCGCCACCAACCGGGGTTTCATGGTCTTCACCCTCGCCCGGTGGGATGCCCGCACACGAAGCCAGCAAGAGATCGTGGATGACATCAACGCCGGCCTGCGCGACATCATCGGCGTCCGGGCCTTTGCCATCCAGCCCAATTCCCTCGGCATCCGCGGCGCGGGCCGGGGGCTCGCATTCGCCATCACCGGCAACGACTACGACCAGCTTGCCGATGTGGCGCAAACCATGGTGGACCGGCTGTCGCAGAACCCCGCCATGGGGCAGGTCCGGCTTGAATACGAACGCACCCAGCCGCAGCTTTTCGTGCAGATCGACCGCACGCTCGCCGCCGACCTCGGGGTGGACATCACCGGCCTCGGGCAGGCCCTGCAGTCGGTGTTGGACGGCCGCGAGGTCGCTTCGGTGTTCATAGGTGACACCAACTTTGGCGTGCAGATGCTGTCCACGTCCGACCCGGTGAACGACTCGGGCGACCTTGAGAACATCTTCATGCAGGCGGGCAACGGGCAGATGGTGCCACTTTCCAGCTTCGTCACCTTCGAAGAGCGCGCGGTCGCCCCCGAACTCGACCGCGAGGGCCAGAACCGATCCGTCGAGCTGACCGCCGGTCTGACGCCCGAACTGTCACTGGGCGACGCAATGGCCGAGGTCGAGCGCATCGGCGACGAGATCCTTGCCGAACAGAACCGCATCGTGCCCCTGGCCGAAGCGGCGACGCTGGACCAGACCAACGGGGGCATGTTCATCACCTTCGGTTTCGCCATACTCGTGGTGTTCCTGGTGCTGTCGGCGCAGTTCGAAAGTTTCGTTTCCGCGGTCGTCGTGATGGCCACGGTCCCGCTCGGCCTCGCCTGCGCCGTCTTTGCCCTGCTGCTGACGGGGCAGAGCCTGAACGTCTACAGCCAGATCGGGCTGGTGATGCTCATCGGGATCATGGCCAAGAACGGTATCCTCATCGTCGAATTCGCGAACCAGTTGCGCGACAAGGGCGCAGACGTGCGCGCGGCGATCCTCGATGCCTCCACCATCCGCCTGCGGCCGGTCATGATGACCATGACCTCCACCGTGCTGGGTGGCGTGCCGCTGATCCTGTCCTCCGGCGCGGGGGCAGAAGCGCGCGAGGCGCTCGGCTGGGTCATCGTCGGGGGCCTCGGGCTCGCCACCCTGTCCACCCTTTATCTCACCCCCGTGGCCTATCTGCTGCTGGCGCGTTTCTCCGTGCCCAAGGCCGAAGCGGAGAAGCGGCTGCAACGCGAACTGGCCGCCGCAGAGGCAGGCTGACCCCCCTGCCCTTCAGACCCGGATACGGACCTCGGAGACGCCGCCGAACTCCGCCCGCACCGCGTTCAGCAGTCTCTGCATGAGGTGCGTTTCGATATAGCGGCGGATAAACGCGCTGGGGCAGGTCACATGCACCACCCCGCCTTCCACGCTCAGATAGCCCAGCCTCTGGAACCAGGCTTCGTACTGGGCCTTGTCCTCGCTGCGCAGGGTCGCCATGGCGCGGGCCCAGGGCGTGCCCGACGCCCCGGTGTCCTTCGCCGGCTCGGCGGCGGCGACATAGTCGCCCAACCGCACGACCTTCTCGGCCTCGTCAGCCCCGTAGCGGGCCTGCATGCGGGCTTCGAAATCCGGCCCGACCAGATGCCACGTGGGCGCCGACAACCGGGCGATTCCCCCGTGATTGAGACGATAGGCCCCTACCCTGCCCCGCACGCCGGGCCGCTTGCAGATCAGCACCTCCGCCTCGAGCAGCCGCTTGATCTGCCGTTTCACCGTCCGCTCGTCCACGGACCACATGCGCGCCATGTCCTTCTGACCGACGCAGAATTCGTCCTCGCGCCAGTTGTACCGCGCGGTCACCAACGCGATCAGCCGCATCAACGACGTCGCCAGACCGGGACTGCCCGCCAGCCCCGCGACGGAAAGCGCGGTCAGCAGATCGTATTTCACGACGCCCGCATCCGGGCCCATCGCGCGTTGGATTTTCATGTTTGCGTCCCGCTCATCATCGTACTGTTGCCTCGGGAGACCGATCTTGGCTGTCGATTCTCCGTGCCTCATTGAAGTCTGAAATCCCGTCTTTTGTCAATCATCTGTGAATAAGCGGAATTAGCCCCCCAAAATCAAATAAAACAATATCTAAAGGGTAATAGGTTTAGGGGGACAGTGTAGTGTCACCATATCCGGCGTGGTTTGTCACCCTATTCTTCTCTGCAGCGGGTTCAGTGTCACCAAATTGCGCCAAGCCTCCGGCATTTCGCTCCAGACACGTGAAATTCGGGAGTGCCGATTTCCCCGATTTCGGGAATTTATCTTTGAACAATTTTCGAAATCGCGTTATCGAGGACGCGTAGCAGAAAAACACGAGAATTCTCATGAGAGACCACAACGATTTGCTTAACATGAACGAACGCAGCCTCGCGCAACAGGC includes:
- a CDS encoding efflux RND transporter permease subunit; the encoded protein is MSAPEARSPGTAIFVRRPILAFVLNALIVLAGLAGLFGAEIRELPNVDRPVVTVTTQYPGASPEAVDQELTGRIEGAVGRVSGVRSISSNSRFGRSRVTLEFNDSVDIDVAATDVRDAVARIANQLPEGAEQPEIVKADANAQPVMRIAVTSSGRSPQELTQIVQDRVEDRLISVNGVADLQIYGDREQIFRVDIDLLELASRGLTLGDVQRGLADVAYDTPAGDLTGDRQSINVRTTASVDTAQAFEALEIRDNVTVGDIARVSLGPAPGETVLRANGQQGMGIGVIRQATSNTLEISESVRAVVAELNETLPDDISIFVTSDDAIFISGSIQEVLTTLGIAVAIVIAVIFLFLRDARATLIPALTLPVSLIGTLAAIYLVGFSINILTLLALVLATGMVVDDAIVVLENIVRQRSLGMGPRAAAVNGTAQVFFAVVTTTATLAAVFVPLSFLPGQAGGLFREFGFTLAMAVLLSSIVALSLCPVLASRLLTAAPEEDPRGPIIWLGNRLHALYETSLRGALAMPFVVVLIAVFVAATAALMAGGIRQELTPREDRAVALLSVTAPQGVSLEYTQGKMREIEDAVAPLQESGEITNVFSISGFGATNRGFMVFTLARWDARTRSQQEIVDDINAGLRDIIGVRAFAIQPNSLGIRGAGRGLAFAITGNDYDQLADVAQTMVDRLSQNPAMGQVRLEYERTQPQLFVQIDRTLAADLGVDITGLGQALQSVLDGREVASVFIGDTNFGVQMLSTSDPVNDSGDLENIFMQAGNGQMVPLSSFVTFEERAVAPELDREGQNRSVELTAGLTPELSLGDAMAEVERIGDEILAEQNRIVPLAEAATLDQTNGGMFITFGFAILVVFLVLSAQFESFVSAVVVMATVPLGLACAVFALLLTGQSLNVYSQIGLVMLIGIMAKNGILIVEFANQLRDKGADVRAAILDASTIRLRPVMMTMTSTVLGGVPLILSSGAGAEAREALGWVIVGGLGLATLSTLYLTPVAYLLLARFSVPKAEAEKRLQRELAAAEAG
- a CDS encoding DnaA N-terminal domain-containing protein, encoding MKIQRAMGPDAGVVKYDLLTALSVAGLAGSPGLATSLMRLIALVTARYNWREDEFCVGQKDMARMWSVDERTVKRQIKRLLEAEVLICKRPGVRGRVGAYRLNHGGIARLSAPTWHLVGPDFEARMQARYGADEAEKVVRLGDYVAAAEPAKDTGASGTPWARAMATLRSEDKAQYEAWFQRLGYLSVEGGVVHVTCPSAFIRRYIETHLMQRLLNAVRAEFGGVSEVRIRV